Genomic window (Thermanaeromonas sp. C210):
ACTCGTGGGAGCGCATAGAAGAAGGGGAATTCCGCACCCGGCTTCACCTGGCCGGCGGCCACCGCTTAAACTGCCTCCTCAAAATAGAAACCCTGGAACTCCGGCTCCTGGATGCGGCCAAAGTGTCCCACCGCAGCCGCGAGCTCTTCGAAAAGCTCTCCAAGCACCAGAGTACCCGCATCCCCATTCCCTTCTGTCTCAGTGAGATAAAGGAATTAACAGACCCGGGCGGGGTGTGTAAGTGTGCAAATTCTTCTAGAGGAGGTAACGTCCAATGAAGTCCTACACCAAATACCTCTGGTTTAACACCGAACGCCGCCGCGAGTACATCAACATAACGGGCGAAGTGGAAAAGGCCGTGGAAGAGAGCGGCATCCAGGAAGGTATGGTCCTGGTGTCGGCCATGCACATCACGGCCGGCGTGTACGTCAACGACGCCGAGCCGGGCATCATCCAGGACATAGACGAAATGCTGGAGAAGCTGGCCCCCTACGGCCGGCCCTACAGGCACCACCGGACGGGGGAGGATAACGGCGACGCCCACCTCAAAAGCATCCTCGTCCACCACCAGGTGGTGGTGCCGGTAACCGGGGGAAAGCTCGATCTGGGCCCGTGGCAGCAGATCTACTACGCCGAATTCGACGGGCAGAGGAGAAAAAGGGTGGTCATCAAAGTCATGGGCGAATGAGGAGGAATAGATGGCAGGATTTTTCCTCTTCTTGTCGAAAAGGACTCCCCAACAGTCCCCTAGAACTTCGGGTACCGGAAAGGAAAATGACCTTGACCGACGCGCAGCGACTCTTCAAAAAAGGCCAGAAACTGCTGGAGAAAGGCGAATTCAACAAGGCCGCCTGGGCCTTCGCCGCCGCCCTGGAAGAAGAGGACGCGGTGCCCACCCGCAACAACCTGGCCGTGGCCCTCTTCATGGCCGGAAAACCCGGGGAGGCCCTGGAAGCCCTGGCCCCCGCCCTGGAGGGCGGCGAAGCCGGGGCCCGGGCCCACCCCTTCACCTACGCCCTGGCCTCCCGCCTCTGCACCGCCTTAAACCGGGAAGAAGAGGCCAGGGCCTGGCTTGACCGGTCCGTAGAGGTCTTCGAGGGGCTCGTGGCAGAAATGCTGAGCACCCGCGGAGAGGTCCCCCCGGGCCTGGCGGACTGCACCACCCCCATCCTCCAGGCCGCGGCGGCTCTCAAAGACTACCCCCTGGTCCTGGAGCTCTACCGCCGCTGGAAGCCCTACCACTCCTCCCCGGAAAACACCTTCCTGGCCGGCGCCGCCTGCTTCAACCTGGGCCGGTACAACCTAGCCGCCGCCCTGTGGTCCTCCATAGCCGGGGTCCATCCTTATTCATCGGGCCTCCAGCAGGTAGCCTTCCTGGTGCAGAGGGGAGTAATCCCTCCCTTTCAAATGAACTTCGATACCTTCTACGGGAGGCCGGCCCCGGAAAAACCCCTCGAGCCCACCTCCCTGGAGGAAGGCCTGGAGCGCGCCTTCCAGGACGGCTACATCCGCATGTCCTCCCTGGTCCTCATCCTCCAGCGCGGTGAGCACCACGATGCGGCGAAGGCCGCCCACGCCCTCGTCCTCTACGGCGGCGAGTGGGGCCGGAAGCTGGGCTTAAGCATCCTCGATTCCCCCCTCTTCGGCCGGGCGGTAAAAATGGGGGCCGCCCGGGCCCTGGTGGAAGCCGGGGTCCTCCCCGAAGGCGAACCCTTTTCCATGGTCCTCGACGGCCAAAAGCGCAAGGTGGAGCTCAAAAAAGTCCCCATCGTCACGGAACCCAATCCCGAAGTGGACGCCGTAGTCAAGAAGGCCCTGGAACTGCGGGGCAAGGGCAAGGTGGATGAGGCCCTGAAGCTCCTCTGGAACCTTTACGAAAAAGGGCCCTATTCCCCCCAGGCCGTCCTCACCCTGGCAGACCTCCTGCGGGAAAAGGGAGAAGTGGAGCAGGCCCTTATCCTGGTGCAGGAGCTGGAAGAACTGGCCCCCGGGGACCCGACCGTGCTCTTCTATTCCGCCGCCTTAATGTTCCTCCTGGACAGGCTCGAGGAGGCCCGGCAGCGGCTCGGGAATATAAACCGGGCCGCCGTACCGGCGGAGCTCCGGCGCAAAATCGAGTTCCTGGATCAGGAGATACAACTGCAGGAACTCCTGGCGGATCTCCCCCAAGGCCTGGCGGAGATGTTCGAAGAGGAGGAGCGCAAGAAAATAGAAGAGAAGCCCCTACCCGTAGAC
Coding sequences:
- a CDS encoding secondary thiamine-phosphate synthase enzyme YjbQ, whose protein sequence is MKSYTKYLWFNTERRREYINITGEVEKAVEESGIQEGMVLVSAMHITAGVYVNDAEPGIIQDIDEMLEKLAPYGRPYRHHRTGEDNGDAHLKSILVHHQVVVPVTGGKLDLGPWQQIYYAEFDGQRRKRVVIKVMGE
- a CDS encoding tetratricopeptide repeat protein; the encoded protein is MTLTDAQRLFKKGQKLLEKGEFNKAAWAFAAALEEEDAVPTRNNLAVALFMAGKPGEALEALAPALEGGEAGARAHPFTYALASRLCTALNREEEARAWLDRSVEVFEGLVAEMLSTRGEVPPGLADCTTPILQAAAALKDYPLVLELYRRWKPYHSSPENTFLAGAACFNLGRYNLAAALWSSIAGVHPYSSGLQQVAFLVQRGVIPPFQMNFDTFYGRPAPEKPLEPTSLEEGLERAFQDGYIRMSSLVLILQRGEHHDAAKAAHALVLYGGEWGRKLGLSILDSPLFGRAVKMGAARALVEAGVLPEGEPFSMVLDGQKRKVELKKVPIVTEPNPEVDAVVKKALELRGKGKVDEALKLLWNLYEKGPYSPQAVLTLADLLREKGEVEQALILVQELEELAPGDPTVLFYSAALMFLLDRLEEARQRLGNINRAAVPAELRRKIEFLDQEIQLQELLADLPQGLAEMFEEEERKKIEEKPLPVDPTLARGLKNMPAGWLDAACLRYGLEPARLRRDREKQLIEFLTCRENLERILQEDIEGEDRVLLKYLLRKGGWSRLNAVTRKFGSMEGDGFFWEEKDPNSCLGFLWSRALVMVGRAVIDGRRTKIATIPVELRRPLQEILLGKP